A segment of the Streptomyces sp. P9-A2 genome:
GAGCGCGGTCGAGCGCGGGGTGCTGATGGAGCGCACCGCCCCCCATCTGGTGCGCGCGCAGCCGTTCGTCCTGCCCCTCACCCCCCTGGTCTCCCCCGGTCGGGCCGCCCTGGCGCGGGCCGGTTTCCGGGCCGGTGACGCCCTGCGGCTGGCGGCCCGTACCGCGCGTGCGACCCTGCCCGCGCCGCACCGGATCTCGGCGACGGAGACCCGCCATCTGGCTCCCGCCGTACGGGCCGACGGGCTGCGCGGCGGCCTGCTGTCCTGGGACGGCCGGCTCACCGACGACGCCCGGCTGGTGACCGCCCTCGCCCGCACCGCCGCCGCGCACGGGGCGCGGATCCTCACCCGGGTCCGGGCCCTGGACCTGACCGCCTCCGGTGCCCGGGTCCGCGACGAACTCACCGGCGAGGAGGGCGGGATACGCGCCCGCGCGGTGATCAACGCGTCCGGCGTCTGGGCGGGGGGCCTCGTCGACGGCATCCGGATCCGCCCCTCGCGCGGAACGCACCTCGTGCTGCGCCCGGACAGCCTCGGCCCGCTTCCGGCCGGTCTGCACATCCCGGTACCCGGGGAGACCAACCGCTTCGTCCTCGTCCTGCCCCAGGACGACGGCCGGGTCTACGTCGGGCTCACCGACGAACCCGTGGACGGCCCCGTCCCCGATGTCGCCGAGGCACCCGAGACGGACATCGGCTTCCTCCTGGACGTCCTGTGCTCGGTCCTGGACGTCCCGCTGCACCGCGCCGACGTCGTGGGGGCCTTCGCGGGCCTGCGCCCCCTGCTGGACACCTCGGCGGAGGGATCCGGTACGGCGCCGAGGACCGCCGACGTCTCGAGGCGGCACGCGGTGCTGACCTCGTCCGAGGGCGTCGTCACCGTGGTCGGCGGCAAGCTCACCACATACCGGCGGATGGCCGAGGACGCCGTCGACACCGCCGTGCGCGTCCGCCGGCTGCCGGCCGGCCCGTCACGCACCGCGTCCCTGCCCCTGGTGGGCGCCGCGTCGCCGCGGTTCCTCGCCGCCCTGCCCGCACCCCGTCACCTCGTGCGGCACTACGGGACGGAGGCGCCCGCCGTGCACGCCCTCGGCGTGCGCGACGCCCGGCTGGGTGATCCCGTCCTGCCCGGCCATCCGGTGACCGGGGCCGAGCTGCTGTGGGCGGTGCGCCACGAGGGGGCGCTCGACGAGAGCGACCTGCTCGACCGCCGCACCCGGATCGGCCTCGTCCCCGCGGACCGCGCCGCCGCCCTGGACGCGGTACGGGCCCTGCTGGACGACGCCCTGCCCCGGCACAGCTGACCCCGCCCGGCCGAAACGGTCCGGTCGCGACAACTCGGTCGCGACGAGCCGGCGCGGACCGGCGCGGCCGGCCCGCGCCGGTCCGTCACCTGCCGTGCACACCGACCTCGTGCAGGGAGTAGCCCCACTCCGTCCCCCGGTCCAGGAACACGACGCGGACGTGGCGGGCCTGCTGCGGGGTGAAGCGGACCGTGTCGAGGCCGCCGTCGCCGGCCGTGACGGACCCGACAGCCCGCCAGACGGCGCCGTCGGCGGACAGCTCGACGCGGTACGACCTCCCGTACGCGCGCTCCCAGTCGAGGGTGACGCGCCCGACCTCGCGCATGGCGCCGAGGTCGATGCGCAGCCACTGGTCGTCGCTCCAGTCGCTGGCCCAGCGGGTGCCCCGGTCACCGTCCACCGCACGGCCGGGCGCGTAGCTCGTGAACGGGTTCCATTCGGCCGAACTCGCCGTCGCCGAAGCGCCCTCGGCGAGATTGGCCGCGGGCCGGTGCCGCTCGGAGGCGCCCCAGGTGCCGAGGTAGGTCTCGGCACCCCGGAAGAGGTCGTCCACCACGTCCTGGCCGCCGACGCGCCGGATGTCCTCGATCCAGTCGGGGACCAGGCCGTGGTGCGCGGCTCCGTCGGTGTTGAGGTCCCAGGTGCGCTCGCCGG
Coding sequences within it:
- a CDS encoding glycerol-3-phosphate dehydrogenase/oxidase, producing MTSRTGPAASAPSSSSLSAGRRTRDLTAAVGGDVVDVLVVGLGATGAGAALDAASRGLSVVAVDAHDLAFGTSRFSSKLVHGGLRYLASGQLDVAHESAVERGVLMERTAPHLVRAQPFVLPLTPLVSPGRAALARAGFRAGDALRLAARTARATLPAPHRISATETRHLAPAVRADGLRGGLLSWDGRLTDDARLVTALARTAAAHGARILTRVRALDLTASGARVRDELTGEEGGIRARAVINASGVWAGGLVDGIRIRPSRGTHLVLRPDSLGPLPAGLHIPVPGETNRFVLVLPQDDGRVYVGLTDEPVDGPVPDVAEAPETDIGFLLDVLCSVLDVPLHRADVVGAFAGLRPLLDTSAEGSGTAPRTADVSRRHAVLTSSEGVVTVVGGKLTTYRRMAEDAVDTAVRVRRLPAGPSRTASLPLVGAASPRFLAALPAPRHLVRHYGTEAPAVHALGVRDARLGDPVLPGHPVTGAELLWAVRHEGALDESDLLDRRTRIGLVPADRAAALDAVRALLDDALPRHS